A genome region from Hevea brasiliensis isolate MT/VB/25A 57/8 chromosome 7, ASM3005281v1, whole genome shotgun sequence includes the following:
- the LOC110648071 gene encoding probable pectinesterase/pectinesterase inhibitor 51 isoform X1: protein MTAPTTNATRTKFPRSKSKCILFTIIASLLLLSLVAIILFFTLRHKISHSHSPNSSSSSNLPIAAIQLACQATQHRETCQTSLSQSNLVPSNPTPLQIIQSALWVSSQNLTIAQSMLKSLLASAASNQNVTNVVKSCLEILGFSQYRSSVSNDTLPFGKTKNVRAWMSAAVAYQYDCYGGLSYQGGNSQEVNETKAFLDNLIGLSSNALSMIVSYDLFGNETRSWRPPKTERDGFWEDPKLRGEMGFSGEFPSNLTVDATVCKNVSSGCYKTVQEAVSAAPSNATERRFVIHIKKGVYEEIVRVPIEKKNVVFLGDGMGKTVITGSLAVGQPGVNTYESATVGVLGDGFMASGVTFQNAAGPPTHQAVAFRSDSDLSYIENCEFLGNQDTLYAHSLRQFYKSCRIQGNVDFIFGNSAAVFQDCQILVVPRQENPEKGEQNAVTAHGRTDPAQSTGFVFQNCSINGTAEYMALYNGNPKVHRNYLGRPWKEYSRVVYINCNFESLITADGWMPWSGDFALNTLYYGEYKNSGPGSNLSQRVTWSSQIPAEHVNTYSAQNFIQGDEWMPTSS, encoded by the exons ATGACAGCACCCACCACCAACGCCACCAGAACAAAATTTCCTCGCTCAAAATCCAAATGCATACTCTTTACCATCATTGCTTCTCTCCTGCTTTTGTCTCTCGTCGCTATTATCCTCTTTTTTACCCTTCGTCACAAAATCTCACATTCCCACTCTCCAAATTCATCTTCAAGCTCAAACTTACCAATAGCTGCTATCCAATTAGCCTGCCAAGCCACACAACACCGGGAAACTTGTCAAACCTCTCTATCTCAGTCCAATCTTGTCCCTTCCAATCCTACCCCACTTCAAATTATACAATCTGCATTGTGGGTCTCCTCCCAAAACCTCACAATTGCACAATCAATGTTGAAGTCCCTCCTAGCCTCCGCCGCCAGTAACCAAAACGTCACTAACGTTGTCAAAAGTTGTTTGGAGATTTTGGGTTTTTCCCAGTACCGCAGTTCAGTGTCGAATGACACTTTGCCATTCGGTAAGACCAAAAATGTTCGTGCTTGGATGAGTGCGGCGGTGGCTTACCAATACGATTGTTATGGAGGACTGAGTTATCAAGGCGGCAACTCGCAGGAAGTCAATGAAACGAAGGCTTTTCTTGACAATTTGATTGGGCTCAGCAGCAATGCTTTAAGCATGATTGTCTCTTACGATTTATTTGGCAACGAAACCCGGTCCTGGCGACCGCCAAAAACAGAGCGAGATGGGTTCTGGGAGGACCCAAAGTTGCGCGGTGAAATGGGGTTTAGCGGTGAGTTTCCGTCAAACTTAACAGTGGATGCGACGGTGTGTAAGAATGTGAGTAGTGGATGTTACAAAACGGTACAGGAAGCTGTTAGTGCAGCTCCCAGTAATGCGACGGAGCGAAGGTTTGTGATACACATAAAGAAGGGGGTTTATGAGGAGATCGTTAGGGTCCCGATTGAGAAGAAAAATGTGGTTTTCTTAGGCGATGGAATGGGGAAAACGGTAATTACAGGGTCGTTGGCTGTTGGTCAGCCTGGTGTCAATACATATGAGTCTGCTACTGTTG GGGTTCTTGGTGATGGATTCATGGCTAGTGGTGTCACATTCCAGAATGCAGCAGGTCCTCCTACCCACCAAGCAGTGGCTTTTAGATCAGACAGTGATCTATCATATATTGAGAACTGTGAATTCCTAGGCAATCAAGACACTTTGTATGCTCATTCTCTTCGCCAATTCTATAAATCATGTCGGATTCAGGGCAATGTCGATTTCATTTTTGGAAACTCAGCAGCAGTTTTCCAAGATTGTCAAATCTTAGTTGTTCCCAGGCAAGAAAATCCGGAAAAAGGCGAACAAAATGCTGTCACTGCACACGGCAGGACAGACCCTGCCCAATCAACAGGTTTTGTGTTTCAAAACTGTTCGATCAATGGCACTGCAGAGTACATGGCATTATACAATGGCAACCCAAAGGTTCACAGGAATTACTTGGGAAGGCCTTGGAAGGAATACTCAAGAGTCGTTTACATAAATTGCAATTTTGAATCTCTCATAACAGCAGACGGGTGGATGCCTTGGAGTGGCGATTTCGCACTGAATACACTATACTATGGAGAATACAAAAATTCTGGTCCAGGATCTAATTTGTCTCAGAGAGTCACCTGGAGCAGTCAGATTCCGGCAGAGCATGTAAACACATATTCAGCACAGAATTTCATTCAAGGAGACGAATGGATGCCTACATCTTCTTga
- the LOC110648076 gene encoding uncharacterized protein LOC110648076 isoform X2 codes for MTKFRKLGRPTGHRMSMLRTMVSQLVKHERIETTVAKAKEIRRLADNMGSLCAARRAAAFVRGDDVLHKLFTELAYRYKDRAGGYTRLLRTRIRVGDAAPMAYIEFIDRENELRQSKPPTPQPPQREPLDPWTKSRLSRQFAPPKEEKSPQM; via the exons ATGACGAAATTTAGAAAGCTAGGTCGACCCACAGGTCACCGTATGTCTATGCTCAG AACAATGGTTTCCCAGTTAGTGAAGCACGAGCGCATTGAAACCACTGTTGCCAAG GCAAAAGAGATACGACGACTTGCAGATAATATG GGCTCCCTTTGTGCTGCAAGGCGTGCAGCTGCTTTTGTTAGAGGGGATGATGTCCTTCACAAGCTATTTACAGAACTGGCTTATCGTTACAA GGATAGAGCAGGTGGTTACACAAGACTGCTTCGGACCCGCATAAGAGTTGGTGATGCTGCACCAATGGCCTACATTGA GTTTATCGATAGAGAAAATGAGCTTAGACAGTCAAAACCTCCAACTCCTCAACCACCACAGCGAGAACCTTTGGATCCCTGGACAAAATCCCGACTCAGCAGACAGTTTGCACCTCCTAAAGAAGAAAAGAGTCCTCAGATGTGA
- the LOC110648071 gene encoding probable pectinesterase/pectinesterase inhibitor 51 isoform X3, with translation MASSLFSLSVLALFLLLRESEPSSVATGTPPEISQACNSTRFPDVCVSSFADSKQVPQNPTPLQIVQSAISLSAANLQTAQSMVKSILANSTGSLNRTNAGKNCIELLGNSQYRISSTLDALPRGRNKDARAWMGAAMIFQYDCWSAFKYANDTSQTNETMSFLNTLIMISSNALSLLMAYDIHGNQTESWTTAKTERDGFWETPGSGGNLGFNGGFPSNLTADVTVCKDGSGGCYKTVQEAVNAAPDNQANKKFVIHIKKGVYEEIVRVPIEKKNVVFLGDGMGKTVITGSLAVGQPGVNTYESATVGVLGDGFMASGVTFQNAAGPPTHQAVAFRSDSDLSYIENCEFLGNQDTLYAHSLRQFYKSCRIQGNVDFIFGNSAAVFQDCQILVVPRQENPEKGEQNAVTAHGRTDPAQSTGFVFQNCSINGTAEYMALYNGNPKVHRNYLGRPWKEYSRVVYINCNFESLITADGWMPWSGDFALNTLYYGEYKNSGPGSNLSQRVTWSSQIPAEHVNTYSAQNFIQGDEWMPTSS, from the exons ATGGCctcctctctcttctccctctctgtcCTCGCCCTTTTTCTCCTACTACGCGAATCGGAACCATCATCAGTGGCCACCGGTACCCCACCTGAGATCTCCCAAGCTTGTAACTCAACGAGGTTCCCAGATGTCTGTGTATCATCTTTTGCCGATTCCAAACAGGTCCCTCAAAACCCAACCCCGCTTCAAATTGTCCAATCGGCTATTTCTTTATCCGCTGCCAATCTCCAAACTGCTCAATCAATGGTTAAGTCCATTCTAGCCAACTCCACCGGTAGTTTAAATCGCACCAACGCAGGTAAAAACTGCATAGAACTACTCGGCAATTCCCAATACCGTATCTCATCAACGCTAGATGCTTTGCCACGTGGCAGGAACAAGGACGCCAGGGCTTGGATGGGCGCGGCAATGATTTTTCAGTACGATTGCTGGAGCGCTTTCAAGTACGCAAACGACACGTCGCAGACTAACGAAACGATGTCGTTTTTGAATACGCTTATCATGATTAGCAGCAATGCCTTAAGCTTGCTTATGGCCTACGACATTCACGGGAACCAAACCGAGTCGTGGACCACAGCAAAGACGGAGCGGGACGGATTTTGGGAAACTCCCGGGTCGGGCGGCAACTTGGGATTCAATGGCGGGTTCCCGTCGAATTTAACGGCGGACGTTACAGTTTGCAAGGATGGGAGTGGCGGGTGTTATAAAACGGTGCAGGAGGCTGTAAATGCAGCACCTGATAATCAGGCGAACAAAAA GTTTGTGATACACATAAAGAAGGGGGTTTATGAGGAGATCGTTAGGGTCCCGATTGAGAAGAAAAATGTGGTTTTCTTAGGCGATGGAATGGGGAAAACGGTAATTACAGGGTCGTTGGCTGTTGGTCAGCCTGGTGTCAATACATATGAGTCTGCTACTGTTG GGGTTCTTGGTGATGGATTCATGGCTAGTGGTGTCACATTCCAGAATGCAGCAGGTCCTCCTACCCACCAAGCAGTGGCTTTTAGATCAGACAGTGATCTATCATATATTGAGAACTGTGAATTCCTAGGCAATCAAGACACTTTGTATGCTCATTCTCTTCGCCAATTCTATAAATCATGTCGGATTCAGGGCAATGTCGATTTCATTTTTGGAAACTCAGCAGCAGTTTTCCAAGATTGTCAAATCTTAGTTGTTCCCAGGCAAGAAAATCCGGAAAAAGGCGAACAAAATGCTGTCACTGCACACGGCAGGACAGACCCTGCCCAATCAACAGGTTTTGTGTTTCAAAACTGTTCGATCAATGGCACTGCAGAGTACATGGCATTATACAATGGCAACCCAAAGGTTCACAGGAATTACTTGGGAAGGCCTTGGAAGGAATACTCAAGAGTCGTTTACATAAATTGCAATTTTGAATCTCTCATAACAGCAGACGGGTGGATGCCTTGGAGTGGCGATTTCGCACTGAATACACTATACTATGGAGAATACAAAAATTCTGGTCCAGGATCTAATTTGTCTCAGAGAGTCACCTGGAGCAGTCAGATTCCGGCAGAGCATGTAAACACATATTCAGCACAGAATTTCATTCAAGGAGACGAATGGATGCCTACATCTTCTTga
- the LOC110648073 gene encoding probable pectinesterase/pectinesterase inhibitor 51, with the protein MTQHAHHKIPTRFPFTNSGFLPISMASLLALSVLTLFLLLSSSSAIPNNHRHKSKPPSPSSISAPPEILQACEATRFPDICASSFADSKHVPPNPTPFQIIQSAISFSATNLQTAQSMVKSILANSAGNVNRTTAAKNCIEQLGNSEYRISSTFDALPRGRNKDARAWMGASLVYQYDCWNNFKYANDTSQTNETMAFLNTLQMITSNALSMLMAYDVYGNQTTSWTPPKTEGDGFWEGSGSGGNLGLRGGFPSKLTADVTVCKDGSGGCYKTVQEAVDAAPDNQVSKKFVVHIKAGVYNEIVRIPLEKKNVVFLGDGMGKTVITGSLTVGQPGISTYNTATVAVLGDGFMASGITFQNAAGPPTHQAVAFRSDSDLSYIENCEFLGNQDTLYAHSLRQFYKSCRIQGNVDFIFGNSAAVFQDCQILVSPRQVKPEKGENNAVTAHGRIDPAQPTGFVFQNCSINGTPEYMALYNSKPKVHKNYLGRPWKEYSRVVYINCNFEALITAQGWLPWSGDFALKTLYYGEYKNSGPGSNLSQRVTWSSQIPAEHVNAYSVQNFIQGDEWMLTSS; encoded by the exons ATGACACAACATGCCCATCACAAAATACCCACAAGATTCCCATTCACCAACTCTGGTTTTCTTCCCATTTCCATGGCTTCTCTGCTCGCCCTCTCTGTTCTCACTCTCTTTCTTCTCCTCTCTTCCTCCTCTGCCATCCCCAATAACCACCGTCATAAATCAAAACCACCCTCACCGTCGTCTATTTCTGCCCCACCTGAGATTCTCCAGGCTTGTGAAGCCACCAGATTCCCAGATATCTGCGCATCATCTTTTGCCGATTCCAAACATGTCCCTCCGAACCCAACTCCTTTCCAAATCATCCAGTCGGCGATTTCTTTCTCCGCTACTAATCTCCAAACTGCCCAATCAATGGTCAAGTCCATTCTAGCCAACTCCGCCGGCAATGTAAACCGCACGACCGCAGCTAAAAACTGCATAGAACAACTCGGTAATTCCGAGTATCGTATCTCATCAACGTTCGATGCTTTGCCACGTGGGAGGAATAAGGATGCGAGAGCTTGGATGGGCGCGTCTCTGGTTTATCAGTACGATTGCTGGAACAATTTCAAGTACGCAAACGACACGTCGCAGACCAACGAAACGATGGCGTTTTTGAATACACTGCAAATGATAACCAGCAATGCTTTGAGCATGCTTATGGCTTACGACGTATACGGGAACCAGACCACGTCGTGGACACCACCGAAGACGGAGGGGGACGGGTTTTGGGAGGGTTCCGGGTCGGGCGGTAATCTGGGTTTACGCGGTGGGTTCCCGTCAAAGCTAACGGCGGACGTCACAGTTTGTAAAGATGGAAGTGGCGGGTGTTATAAAACGGTGCAGGAGGCTGTAGATGCGGCGCCGGATAACCAGGTGAGCAAAAAGTTTGTGGTGCATATAAAAGCAGGGGTTTATAACGAAATCGTTAGGATTCCGTTGGAGAAGAAGAACGTTGTGTTTTTGGGAGATGGGATGGGCAAAACGGTCATTACGGGATCTTTGACTGTAGGTCAACCTGGTATTTCCACTTACAACACGGCCACTGTTG CGGTTCTTGGCGATGGATTCATGGCTAGTGGTATCACGTTCCAGAATGCAGCAGGACCTCCTACCCACCAAGCAGTGGCGTTTAGATCAGACAGCGACCTATCATATATTGAGAACTGTGAATTCCTAGGCAATCAGGATACTTTGTATGCTCATTCTCTTCGGCAATTCTACAAATCATGTCGCATTCAGGGCAATGTGGATTTCATTTTTGGAAACTCAGCTGCAGTTTTTCAAGATTGCCAAATCTTAGTGAGTCCCAGGCAAGTAAAGCCCGAAAAAGGAGAAAATAATGCGGTCACAGCACACGGCAGGATAGACCCTGCCCAACCAACTGGTTTTGTGTTTCAAAATTGCTCCATTAATGGCACTCCAGAATATATGGCATTGTACAATAGCAAACCTAAAGTTCACAAGAATTACTTGGGGAGGCCTTGGAAGGAATACTCGAGAGTTGTTTACATAAATTGTAACTTTGAAGCTCTTATAACAGCACAAGGGTGGCTGCCTTGGAGTGGTGATTTCGCACTGAAAACACTATACTATGGAGAATATAAGAATTCTGGACCAGGATCTAATTTGTCTCAGAGAGTAACCTGGAGTAGTCAGATTCCGGCAGAGCATGTAAACGCTTATTCAGTACAGAATTTCATTCAAGGAGATGAGTGGATGCTAACATCTTCTTGA
- the LOC110648071 gene encoding probable pectinesterase/pectinesterase inhibitor 51 isoform X2: MASSLFSLSVLALFLLLRESEPSSVATGTPPEISQACNSTRFPDVCVSSFADSKQVPQNPTPLQIVQSAISLSAANLQTAQSMVKSILANSTGSLNRTNAGKNCIELLGNSQYRISSTLDALPRGRNKDARAWMGAAMIFQYDCWSAFKYANDTSQTNETMSFLNTLIMISSNALSLLMAYDIHGNQTESWTTAKTERDGFWETPGSGGNLGFNGGFPSNLTADVTVCKDGSGGCYKTVQEAVNAAPDNQANKKFVVYIKAGVYNEIVRIPLEKKNVVFLGDGMGKTVISGSLTVGPTLSTYNTATVGVLGDGFMASGVTFQNAAGPPTHQAVAFRSDSDLSYIENCEFLGNQDTLYAHSLRQFYKSCRIQGNVDFIFGNSAAVFQDCQILVVPRQENPEKGEQNAVTAHGRTDPAQSTGFVFQNCSINGTAEYMALYNGNPKVHRNYLGRPWKEYSRVVYINCNFESLITADGWMPWSGDFALNTLYYGEYKNSGPGSNLSQRVTWSSQIPAEHVNTYSAQNFIQGDEWMPTSS, encoded by the exons ATGGCctcctctctcttctccctctctgtcCTCGCCCTTTTTCTCCTACTACGCGAATCGGAACCATCATCAGTGGCCACCGGTACCCCACCTGAGATCTCCCAAGCTTGTAACTCAACGAGGTTCCCAGATGTCTGTGTATCATCTTTTGCCGATTCCAAACAGGTCCCTCAAAACCCAACCCCGCTTCAAATTGTCCAATCGGCTATTTCTTTATCCGCTGCCAATCTCCAAACTGCTCAATCAATGGTTAAGTCCATTCTAGCCAACTCCACCGGTAGTTTAAATCGCACCAACGCAGGTAAAAACTGCATAGAACTACTCGGCAATTCCCAATACCGTATCTCATCAACGCTAGATGCTTTGCCACGTGGCAGGAACAAGGACGCCAGGGCTTGGATGGGCGCGGCAATGATTTTTCAGTACGATTGCTGGAGCGCTTTCAAGTACGCAAACGACACGTCGCAGACTAACGAAACGATGTCGTTTTTGAATACGCTTATCATGATTAGCAGCAATGCCTTAAGCTTGCTTATGGCCTACGACATTCACGGGAACCAAACCGAGTCGTGGACCACAGCAAAGACGGAGCGGGACGGATTTTGGGAAACTCCCGGGTCGGGCGGCAACTTGGGATTCAATGGCGGGTTCCCGTCGAATTTAACGGCGGACGTTACAGTTTGCAAGGATGGGAGTGGCGGGTGTTATAAAACGGTGCAGGAGGCTGTAAATGCAGCACCTGATAATCAGGCGAACAAAAAGTTTGTGGTATACATAAAGGCTGGAGTTTATAACGAGATCGTTAGAATTCCGTTGGAGAAGAAGAATGTTGTGTTTTTGGGAGATGGTATGGGCAAAACGGTCATTTCGGGGTCGTTAACCGTGGGTCCTACTCTTTCCACTTACAACACAGCCACTGTTG GGGTTCTTGGTGATGGATTCATGGCTAGTGGTGTCACATTCCAGAATGCAGCAGGTCCTCCTACCCACCAAGCAGTGGCTTTTAGATCAGACAGTGATCTATCATATATTGAGAACTGTGAATTCCTAGGCAATCAAGACACTTTGTATGCTCATTCTCTTCGCCAATTCTATAAATCATGTCGGATTCAGGGCAATGTCGATTTCATTTTTGGAAACTCAGCAGCAGTTTTCCAAGATTGTCAAATCTTAGTTGTTCCCAGGCAAGAAAATCCGGAAAAAGGCGAACAAAATGCTGTCACTGCACACGGCAGGACAGACCCTGCCCAATCAACAGGTTTTGTGTTTCAAAACTGTTCGATCAATGGCACTGCAGAGTACATGGCATTATACAATGGCAACCCAAAGGTTCACAGGAATTACTTGGGAAGGCCTTGGAAGGAATACTCAAGAGTCGTTTACATAAATTGCAATTTTGAATCTCTCATAACAGCAGACGGGTGGATGCCTTGGAGTGGCGATTTCGCACTGAATACACTATACTATGGAGAATACAAAAATTCTGGTCCAGGATCTAATTTGTCTCAGAGAGTCACCTGGAGCAGTCAGATTCCGGCAGAGCATGTAAACACATATTCAGCACAGAATTTCATTCAAGGAGACGAATGGATGCCTACATCTTCTTga
- the LOC110648075 gene encoding UDP-glucuronate:xylan alpha-glucuronosyltransferase 1, which translates to MRGSIMGNSPANVEARHRLSSSIEDIYKRRLQKNKVKGVEKPFHIPIQDRSSCCKFPLLKLALVILICCTIVTLFHSPEVDLSHPSSRWIWGGSDPRYVSDIDVNWDSLMKVIEKLGEQNDYQGIGLLNFNRSEINHWKQLLPDVTHIDLQLDHADRNVTWESLYPEWIDEEQETDVPVCPSLPKLDVPRKRLDLIAVKLPCRNEWNWSRDVARLHLQVAAANLAASAKGFYPVHLLFITNRFPIPNLLTCKELVLREGNVWLYKPDLNVLREKLQLPVGSCELALPHREKEPFYSGNLRREAYATILHSAHVYVCGAIAAAQSIRLSGSNRDLVILVDESISVYHRSGLEAAGWKIRTIQRIRNPKAEKDAYNEWNYSKFRLWQLTEYDKIIFIDADLLILRNIDFLFGMPEISATGNNATLFNSGVMVIEPSNCTFQLLMEHINEIESYNGGDQGYLNEIFTWWHRIPKHMNFLKHFWVGDEEEVKQKKIRLFGSEPPILYVLHYLGVKPWLCFRDYDCNWNVDIFQEFASDIAHEKWWKVHDAMPEQLHQFCLLKSKQKAQLEWDRRQAEQANYTDGHWKIKIQDHRLNKCIDNLCSWKSMLRHWGETNWTDDEFFNPTPPALSTASLSGL; encoded by the exons ATGAGAGGATCAATAATGGGTAACTCACCAGCTAATGTTGAAGCTAGGCATCGTTTGTCTTCTTCAAT AGAAGACATATACAAAAGAAGGTTACAGAAAAACAAAGTGAAAGGTGTTGAAAAGCCTTTCCACATCCCCATCCAAGACAGGAGTTCATGCTGCAAGTTTCCACTCCTGAAACTTGCTCTTGTGATTCTCATTTGCTGCACTATTGTAACACTCTTTCACTCTCCAGAGGTTGATCTATCACATCCTAGCTCAAG GTGGATATGGGGAGGATCAGATCCGCGATATGTCTCGGATATTGATGTGAATTGGGATAGTTTGATGAAGGTTATAGAGAAGCTGGGTGAACAGAATGACTATCAGGGAATTGGGCTTTTAAATTTCAATAGGAGTGAAATCAATCATTGGAAGCAGCTTTTACCTGATGTTACGCACATTGATCTCCAACTAGACCATGCAGATAGAAATGTAACTTGGGAATCTTTATACCCAGAATGGATTGATGAAGAGCAAGAAACTGATGTTCCAGTTTGCCCATCTCTACCCAAATTGGATGTACCTAGAAAAAGACTTGACCTCATTGCAGTTAAGCTTCCATGCAGAAATGAGTGGAATTGGTCAAGAGATGTTGCCAGGTTGCACTTGCAGGTTGCAGCAGCAAATCTTGCTGCTTCTGCCAAAGGGTTTTATCCTGTCCATTTGCTTTTTATTACCAATCGCTTTCCAATCCCAAATCTCCTTACTTGCAAGGAACTTGTCCTACGAGAAGGAAATGTCTGGTTATACAAGCCCGATTTGAATGTTTTGAGAGAAAAACTCCAGCTCCCAGTTGGCTCCTGTGAACTTGCTCTTCCTCACAGAGAAAAAG AACCATTTTATTCTGGAAATCTGCGGCGAGAAGCATATGCAACAATTCTACATTCTGCACATGTTTATGTCTGTGGAGCCATTGCAGCGGCTCAAAGCATCCGCTTGTCAGGCTCAAACAGAGACCTTGTAATACTTGTGGACGAGTCTATCAGTGTTTACCATAGAAGTGGACTTGAGGCCGCAGGATGGAAAATCAGGACAATACAAAGGATAAGAAACCCAAAAGCTGAGAAAGATGCATACAATGAATGGAATTATAGCAAGTTTAGGTTATGGCAGCTAACAGAGTATGACAAAATCATTTTCATTGATGCAGATTTGCTTATACTTAGGAACATTGATTTCTTGTTTGGCATGCCAGAAATTTCTGCAACAGGAAATAATGCTACTCTTTTTAACTCTGGGGTGATGGTCATTGAGCCTTCAAATTGCACATTCCAGCTACTGATGGAACACATTAATGAAATTGAATCCTACAATGGTGGAGACCAGGGCTACCTGAATGAGATCTTTACGTGGTGGCATCGTATTCCTAAGCACATGAACTTCTTGAAGCATTTCTGGGTTGGTGATGAAGAAGAAGTTAAACAGAAGAAAATTCGCCTTTTCGGTTCAGAGCCACCAATCCTCTATGTTCTTCACTATCTTGGCGTGAAGCCATGGCTATGCTTCCGAGACTACGATTGCAATTGGAACGTAGACATATTTCAAGAATTTGCAAGTGATATTGCTCATGAAAAGTGGTGGAAGGTACATGATGCAATGCCTGAGCAGCTGCATCAGTTTTGCCTCCTGAAATCAAAGCAGAAGGCTCAACTAGAATGGGACAGGAGGCAAGCTGAGCAAGCAAACTATACTGATGGACATTGGAAAATTAAAATTCAGGATCATAGATTAAACAAATGTATCGATAATCTGTGTTCCTGGAAGAGTATGCTACGACATTGGGGAGAGACGAATTGGACTGATGATGAATTCTTCAATCCAACACCACCTGCACTTTCCACAGCTTCCTTATCTGGCTTATGA
- the LOC110648076 gene encoding uncharacterized protein LOC110648076 isoform X1 gives MTKFRKLGRPTGHRMSMLRTMVSQLVKHERIETTVAKAKEIRRLADNMVQLGKEGSLCAARRAAAFVRGDDVLHKLFTELAYRYKDRAGGYTRLLRTRIRVGDAAPMAYIEFIDRENELRQSKPPTPQPPQREPLDPWTKSRLSRQFAPPKEEKSPQM, from the exons ATGACGAAATTTAGAAAGCTAGGTCGACCCACAGGTCACCGTATGTCTATGCTCAG AACAATGGTTTCCCAGTTAGTGAAGCACGAGCGCATTGAAACCACTGTTGCCAAG GCAAAAGAGATACGACGACTTGCAGATAATATGGTACAGCTTGGGAAAGAG GGCTCCCTTTGTGCTGCAAGGCGTGCAGCTGCTTTTGTTAGAGGGGATGATGTCCTTCACAAGCTATTTACAGAACTGGCTTATCGTTACAA GGATAGAGCAGGTGGTTACACAAGACTGCTTCGGACCCGCATAAGAGTTGGTGATGCTGCACCAATGGCCTACATTGA GTTTATCGATAGAGAAAATGAGCTTAGACAGTCAAAACCTCCAACTCCTCAACCACCACAGCGAGAACCTTTGGATCCCTGGACAAAATCCCGACTCAGCAGACAGTTTGCACCTCCTAAAGAAGAAAAGAGTCCTCAGATGTGA